In the genome of Granulibacter bethesdensis CGDNIH1, one region contains:
- a CDS encoding quinoprotein relay system zinc metallohydrolase 2 — translation MTGPARVQSVSFGRRAVLGAGVGLGFCLCCLRPTRAAAPDWVFQEAAPGIFVRHGVDEDATAENQDAIANIGFVIGRRSVAVIDPGGCLEDGRRLRAAIRARTSLPVSHVIITHVHPDHGFGAGAFLDDHPVIVGHARLTAALAARGTFYRDKLDEILGKGRAGPVVMPTMPVRDIAEIDLGNRVLALTAHPKAHTDADLSVLDRSTGTLFTGDLLFVRRVPALDGSLKGWLGVLKTLPAIRPARMVPGHGPVDAASLTGWSAGVEALRLYLDTLLTETRKAIADNVPIGQAAHQVAVGQKDRWALFADYNGRNVEEAYHELEWE, via the coding sequence ATGACAGGCCCGGCCCGTGTGCAGTCAGTCTCTTTCGGGCGGCGTGCCGTGCTGGGTGCGGGCGTTGGTCTGGGATTTTGCCTCTGCTGCCTGCGCCCGACCCGCGCCGCAGCGCCTGACTGGGTTTTTCAGGAGGCTGCGCCGGGCATTTTCGTCCGCCATGGCGTGGATGAGGACGCGACCGCCGAGAATCAGGATGCCATTGCCAATATCGGCTTCGTCATCGGCCGGCGTTCGGTCGCGGTGATCGATCCGGGCGGCTGTCTTGAGGACGGGCGGCGTCTGCGGGCGGCAATCCGGGCGCGGACCAGTCTGCCGGTCAGTCATGTGATCATCACCCATGTGCATCCCGATCACGGCTTCGGTGCCGGGGCTTTTCTGGACGACCATCCGGTGATTGTCGGCCATGCCAGGCTGACGGCGGCCCTTGCGGCACGGGGCACGTTCTATCGTGACAAGCTGGATGAGATTCTCGGCAAAGGTCGGGCAGGGCCGGTGGTGATGCCGACCATGCCGGTCCGAGACATAGCCGAGATTGATCTGGGCAATCGCGTGCTGGCGCTGACGGCGCATCCGAAGGCGCATACGGATGCCGATCTGTCGGTGCTGGATCGCTCCACTGGTACATTGTTTACCGGAGATCTGCTGTTTGTCCGCCGTGTTCCGGCGCTGGATGGCAGCCTCAAGGGCTGGCTTGGCGTTTTGAAGACGTTACCGGCGATCCGCCCTGCACGGATGGTGCCTGGGCATGGCCCGGTTGATGCGGCCTCCCTGACCGGATGGAGCGCCGGGGTGGAAGCTTTGCGGCTGTATCTGGACACGCTGCTGACCGAAACGCGCAAGGCTATTGCTGATAATGTCCCGATCGGTCAGGCCGCGCATCAGGTAGCGGTCGGGCAGAAGGACCGCTGGGCGCTGTTTGCGGATTATAATGGCCGCAATGTCGAGGAAGCCTATCACGAACTTGAATGGGAATAA
- the rfbD gene encoding dTDP-4-dehydrorhamnose reductase: MSMSGPILVTGGSGQVALALEEAAKARGVSVRRVGRPEFDFDRPDSIETVFREVSPSLVVNAAAYTAVDAAESDVAAAERANRDGPARLAELCAVAGIPLIHISTDYVFDGSKGAPYVETDPTNPTGVYGRTKLAGEDAVLATCRQAIVLRTAWVVSHTGKNFVKTMLNAARKTDTLRVVADQQGNPTSAADLAEAILDIAKKLEKGWNDTYFGPTHAAGTGATTWHGLAEAVFEQAAKHGAPRPAVHPIKTSDWPTPARRPADSRLDCTRLETVFGVRMPDWQGSIALIVDQLSTEGAPG, encoded by the coding sequence GTGAGCATGAGCGGCCCTATTCTGGTGACGGGTGGCAGCGGTCAGGTCGCCCTCGCGCTTGAGGAAGCCGCGAAGGCACGGGGTGTTTCTGTCCGACGGGTAGGGCGGCCGGAATTCGATTTCGACCGTCCAGACTCGATTGAAACCGTGTTTCGTGAGGTGTCGCCTTCTCTGGTGGTCAATGCGGCCGCCTATACGGCGGTCGATGCGGCGGAGAGTGATGTCGCGGCGGCGGAGCGGGCCAATCGCGACGGTCCTGCCCGGCTGGCCGAGCTATGCGCGGTGGCGGGGATTCCGCTGATTCACATCTCCACTGATTATGTGTTCGACGGCAGCAAAGGTGCGCCGTATGTGGAAACCGACCCGACCAATCCGACCGGTGTCTATGGTCGGACCAAGCTGGCAGGGGAGGATGCGGTGCTGGCCACCTGCCGTCAGGCCATTGTGCTGCGTACCGCGTGGGTCGTGTCCCATACCGGCAAGAATTTCGTGAAAACGATGCTGAATGCCGCCCGCAAGACCGACACGCTGCGGGTGGTGGCCGATCAGCAAGGCAATCCCACCAGTGCGGCCGATCTGGCGGAAGCCATTCTCGACATCGCGAAGAAGCTGGAAAAAGGCTGGAACGACACCTATTTCGGCCCGACCCATGCAGCGGGAACCGGTGCCACCACCTGGCATGGTCTGGCGGAAGCGGTGTTCGAACAGGCGGCGAAGCATGGCGCTCCCCGACCTGCCGTGCATCCTATCAAGACGTCTGACTGGCCGACCCCGGCCCGTCGCCCGGCTGATTCAAGGCTGGACTGCACCCGGCTGGAAACGGTGTTCGGGGTGCGGATGCCGGACTGGCAGGGCAGCATCGCCCTTATCGTCGATCAACTCAGCACGGAAGGTGCGCCGGGCTGA
- a CDS encoding glycosyltransferase family 2 protein, with protein sequence MSTAEPPVAILLATYQGARYLPEQLDSLLEQTHRNWVLFWRDDGSTDATIAVMDSFAAKAGPERCHHAGGPSGLGACGSFLWLLRHAHAAMPEALLAFCDQDDVWLPQKLARAVARIQRLDPHMPGLYCARQRLVDSDLKLLSVSPPFDPGLEQTLSLPRALAQNVVTGCTAVLTPALGSLMLVRPPPEEGMHDWWAFILTAGCGGVFMADDEAVILYRQHQDNTVGAPSSTLVRAIAALRRGPRRFMTLFRQHLAVLAEMETCLTPSARNDLARMRHAMQGGPISRLRGWLIPGLRRHGLAESWLFRLWFLLG encoded by the coding sequence TTGAGCACGGCCGAACCGCCTGTCGCCATTTTGCTGGCGACCTATCAGGGTGCCCGCTACCTGCCGGAGCAGCTGGATAGTCTGCTGGAGCAGACTCATCGGAACTGGGTGCTGTTCTGGCGGGATGATGGTTCCACCGATGCGACCATTGCCGTGATGGACTCATTTGCGGCAAAGGCCGGCCCGGAGCGCTGCCACCATGCCGGAGGTCCATCCGGACTGGGCGCATGCGGCAGCTTCCTGTGGCTGTTGCGCCATGCCCATGCGGCGATGCCGGAGGCCCTGCTGGCCTTTTGCGATCAGGACGATGTCTGGCTGCCGCAGAAGCTGGCACGCGCAGTCGCGCGGATACAAAGGCTTGATCCCCATATGCCCGGCCTGTATTGCGCACGGCAGAGGCTGGTGGATAGTGATCTGAAGCTTCTCTCTGTTTCTCCCCCCTTTGATCCGGGGCTGGAGCAAACCCTGTCCTTGCCGCGGGCCCTGGCGCAGAATGTCGTGACCGGATGCACGGCGGTGCTGACCCCTGCATTGGGCTCGCTGATGCTGGTCAGGCCCCCGCCGGAAGAGGGCATGCATGACTGGTGGGCCTTCATTCTCACGGCCGGCTGTGGCGGCGTGTTCATGGCTGATGATGAGGCCGTCATTCTTTACCGGCAGCATCAGGATAATACGGTGGGGGCACCCTCCTCGACGCTGGTGCGGGCTATTGCGGCCTTGCGGCGGGGGCCGCGGCGTTTCATGACCCTGTTCCGGCAGCATCTGGCCGTGCTGGCGGAGATGGAAACCTGCCTTACTCCTTCTGCCCGCAACGATCTGGCGCGGATGCGGCATGCCATGCAGGGCGGCCCGATCTCCCGGCTCCGCGGGTGGTTGATCCCCGGCCTGCGTCGCCATGGTCTGGCTGAAAGCTGGCTGTTTCGCCTGTGGTTTCTGCTCGGCTAA